A stretch of the Manis pentadactyla isolate mManPen7 chromosome 16, mManPen7.hap1, whole genome shotgun sequence genome encodes the following:
- the RBM24 gene encoding RNA-binding protein 24 isoform X1, translated as MHTTQKDTTYTKIFVGGLPYHTTDASLRKYFEVFGEIEEAVVITDRQTGKSRGYGFVTMADRAAAERACKDPNPIIDGRKANVNLAYLGAKPRIMQPGFAFGVQQLHPALIQRPFGIPAHYVYPQAFVQPGVVIPHVQPAAAASTPYIDYTGAAYAQYSAAAAAAAAAAAYDQYPYAASPAAGYVTAGGYGYAVQQPITAAAPGSAAAAAAAAAAAAAFGQYQPPQLQTDRMQ; from the exons ATGCACACGACCCAGAAGGACACGACGTACACCAAGATCTTCGTCGGGGGGCTGCCCTACCACACCACCGACGCCAGCCTGCGCAAGTACTTCGAGGTCTTCGGCGAGATCGAGGAGGCGGTGGTCATCACCGACCGGCAGACGGGCAAGTCCCGGGGCTACGGATTT GTCACCATGGCTGACCGGGCTGCTGCCGAAAGAGCCTGTAAGGATCCCAACCCCATCATTGATGGCAGGAAGGCCAACGTGAATCTGGCATATTTGGGAGCAAAGCCGAGGATCATGCAGCCAG GTTTTGCCTTTGGTGTTCAACAGCTTCATCCAGCCCTTATACAAAGACCTTTTGG GATCCCCGCGCACTACGTCTACCCGCAGGCGTTCGTGCAGCCCGGGGTGGTCATCCCGCACGTGCAGCCGGCGGCCGCCGCCTCCACGCCGTACATCGACTACACGGGCGCCGCGTACGCGCAGTactcggccgccgccgccgcggccgccgcggccgccgcctACGACCAGTACCCGTACGCGGCCTCGCCCGCCGCGGGCTACGTCACGGCGGGCGGCTACGGCTACGCCGTGCAGCAGCCAATCACCGCGGCCGCCCCgggctccgccgccgccgccgccgcagcggccgccgccgccgccgccttcgGCCAGTACCAGCCGCCGCAGCTGCAGACCGACCGCATGCAGTAG
- the RBM24 gene encoding RNA-binding protein 24 isoform X2, which produces MADRAAAERACKDPNPIIDGRKANVNLAYLGAKPRIMQPGFAFGVQQLHPALIQRPFGIPAHYVYPQAFVQPGVVIPHVQPAAAASTPYIDYTGAAYAQYSAAAAAAAAAAAYDQYPYAASPAAGYVTAGGYGYAVQQPITAAAPGSAAAAAAAAAAAAAFGQYQPPQLQTDRMQ; this is translated from the exons ATGGCTGACCGGGCTGCTGCCGAAAGAGCCTGTAAGGATCCCAACCCCATCATTGATGGCAGGAAGGCCAACGTGAATCTGGCATATTTGGGAGCAAAGCCGAGGATCATGCAGCCAG GTTTTGCCTTTGGTGTTCAACAGCTTCATCCAGCCCTTATACAAAGACCTTTTGG GATCCCCGCGCACTACGTCTACCCGCAGGCGTTCGTGCAGCCCGGGGTGGTCATCCCGCACGTGCAGCCGGCGGCCGCCGCCTCCACGCCGTACATCGACTACACGGGCGCCGCGTACGCGCAGTactcggccgccgccgccgcggccgccgcggccgccgcctACGACCAGTACCCGTACGCGGCCTCGCCCGCCGCGGGCTACGTCACGGCGGGCGGCTACGGCTACGCCGTGCAGCAGCCAATCACCGCGGCCGCCCCgggctccgccgccgccgccgccgcagcggccgccgccgccgccgccttcgGCCAGTACCAGCCGCCGCAGCTGCAGACCGACCGCATGCAGTAG